In a single window of the Bradyrhizobium erythrophlei genome:
- the fdhF gene encoding formate dehydrogenase subunit alpha, which produces MTKIQFELDGKQVEAIDGETIWQVAKRQGREIPHLCYSPEPDYRPDGNCRACMVEVEGERVLAASCKRTPSVGMKVKSASPRAVAAQKMVMELLVADQPARETSHDPDSKFWHWAEKVEVTESRFPAAERWHGDASHPAMRVNLDSCIQCGLCVRACREVQVNDVIGMAYRNHDSKIVFDFDDPMGESTCVACGECVQACPTGALMPAVMLDENQTRVTYPDRKVDSLCPFCGVGCQVTYQVKDEKVIYAEGRDGPANHNRLCVKGRFGFDYIHHPHRLTKPLVRLPNAKKDANDQVDPANPFTHFREASWEEALDIAAKGLVKIRDEKGVKALAGFGSAKGSNEEAYLFQKLVRTGFGSNNVDHCTRLCHASSVAALMEGLNSGAVSAPFAAAMDAEVIIVIGANPTVNHPVAATFIKNAAKKGAKLIVIDPRRQSLSRHAHLNLQFKPGSDVAMLNAMINTIITEGLTDEQYIAGYTEGFDDLKARIKEFTPEKMEPICGIPAETLREVARLYARSRASIIFWGMGISQHVHGTDNARCLIALALITGQVGRPGTGLHPLRGQNNVQGASDAGLIPMFLPDYQPVGRTDLREPFEHLWHYDLDPVRGLTVVEIINAIHAGEINGMYIEGENPAMSDPDLQHAREALAMLDHLVVQDLFVTETAFHADVILPASAFAEKSGTFTNTDRRVQLAREVIKPPGDARQDLWIIQEIAKRMGLDWRYDGPADVFAEMTEVMPSLKNITWERLVREGAVTYPVDDPHQPGNEIIFTTGYPTESGRGKIVPAHVVPPDELPDDDYPMVLSTGRVLEHWHTGSMTRRSMVLDQIEPEAVAFMSPKDMRRMSVRPGDFVRLETRRGAVEIKVRSDRDVPENMVFMPFCYAEAAANLLTNPALDPFGKIPEFKFCAVKAEKVEQRVAAE; this is translated from the coding sequence ATGACAAAAATCCAGTTCGAACTCGACGGCAAACAGGTCGAGGCCATCGACGGCGAGACCATCTGGCAGGTGGCCAAGCGCCAGGGCCGCGAAATTCCGCATCTGTGCTATTCGCCGGAACCGGATTACCGGCCCGACGGCAATTGCCGCGCCTGCATGGTGGAAGTCGAGGGCGAACGCGTGCTGGCGGCTTCCTGCAAGCGCACGCCGAGCGTCGGCATGAAGGTCAAGTCGGCCAGTCCGCGCGCGGTCGCGGCGCAGAAGATGGTGATGGAGCTTCTGGTCGCCGATCAGCCGGCGCGCGAAACCTCGCACGATCCCGATTCGAAATTCTGGCACTGGGCCGAAAAGGTCGAGGTGACCGAAAGCCGGTTTCCGGCGGCCGAGCGCTGGCACGGCGACGCCAGCCATCCGGCGATGCGGGTCAATCTCGATTCCTGCATCCAGTGCGGCCTGTGTGTGCGCGCCTGCCGCGAGGTCCAGGTCAACGACGTCATCGGCATGGCCTATCGCAACCACGATTCCAAGATCGTATTCGATTTCGACGATCCGATGGGTGAATCGACCTGCGTGGCCTGCGGTGAATGCGTGCAGGCCTGCCCGACCGGCGCGTTGATGCCGGCGGTGATGCTCGATGAGAACCAGACCCGCGTCACCTATCCGGACCGGAAGGTCGACTCGCTGTGCCCGTTCTGCGGCGTCGGCTGCCAGGTGACGTATCAGGTCAAGGACGAGAAGGTGATCTATGCCGAAGGCCGCGACGGCCCGGCCAACCACAACCGGCTCTGCGTCAAGGGCCGCTTCGGCTTCGATTACATCCATCATCCGCATCGCCTGACCAAGCCGCTGGTGCGGCTGCCGAACGCGAAGAAGGACGCCAACGACCAGGTCGATCCGGCCAATCCCTTCACGCATTTCCGCGAAGCTTCCTGGGAAGAGGCGCTCGATATCGCGGCTAAAGGCCTCGTCAAGATCCGTGACGAGAAGGGCGTGAAAGCGCTCGCCGGCTTCGGCTCGGCCAAGGGATCGAACGAGGAAGCCTATCTGTTTCAGAAGCTGGTACGCACCGGCTTCGGCTCCAACAATGTCGATCACTGCACGCGGCTGTGCCACGCCTCCTCGGTGGCGGCGCTGATGGAAGGCCTCAACTCCGGCGCGGTATCGGCGCCGTTCGCCGCCGCGATGGACGCCGAAGTCATCATCGTGATCGGCGCCAATCCGACCGTCAATCATCCGGTCGCCGCGACCTTCATCAAGAACGCCGCGAAGAAGGGCGCCAAGCTGATCGTGATCGATCCGCGCCGGCAGTCGCTGTCGCGTCACGCCCACCTGAATTTGCAGTTCAAGCCAGGCAGCGACGTCGCGATGCTGAACGCGATGATCAACACCATCATCACCGAAGGCCTCACCGACGAACAATATATCGCCGGCTATACCGAGGGTTTCGACGATCTGAAGGCGCGCATCAAGGAATTCACGCCGGAGAAAATGGAGCCGATCTGCGGCATTCCGGCCGAGACCTTGCGCGAAGTGGCGCGGCTGTATGCGCGCTCGCGGGCCTCGATCATCTTCTGGGGCATGGGCATCAGCCAGCATGTGCACGGCACCGACAACGCGCGCTGCCTGATCGCGCTGGCGCTGATCACCGGACAGGTCGGCCGTCCCGGTACCGGCCTGCATCCGCTGCGCGGACAGAACAACGTGCAAGGCGCCTCCGACGCCGGACTGATTCCGATGTTCCTGCCGGACTATCAGCCGGTCGGGCGCACCGACCTGCGCGAGCCGTTCGAGCATCTCTGGCATTACGACCTCGATCCGGTTCGCGGTCTCACCGTGGTCGAGATCATCAACGCGATCCATGCCGGCGAGATCAACGGCATGTATATCGAGGGCGAAAATCCCGCGATGTCGGACCCCGATCTGCAGCACGCCCGCGAGGCGCTGGCGATGCTCGATCATCTCGTGGTGCAGGACCTGTTCGTCACCGAGACCGCGTTTCATGCCGACGTGATCCTGCCGGCTTCGGCGTTCGCGGAGAAATCCGGCACCTTCACCAATACCGACCGCCGCGTGCAATTGGCGCGCGAGGTGATCAAGCCGCCCGGCGATGCGCGCCAGGATCTGTGGATCATCCAGGAAATCGCCAAACGCATGGGGCTCGACTGGCGCTACGACGGCCCCGCCGACGTCTTCGCCGAAATGACCGAGGTGATGCCGTCGCTGAAGAACATCACCTGGGAGCGGCTGGTGCGCGAGGGTGCGGTGACCTATCCGGTCGACGACCCGCATCAGCCCGGCAACGAGATCATCTTTACGACGGGATATCCGACCGAGAGTGGCCGCGGCAAGATCGTGCCGGCGCATGTAGTGCCGCCGGACGAATTGCCCGACGACGACTATCCGATGGTGCTCTCCACCGGCCGCGTGCTGGAGCATTGGCACACCGGCTCGATGACGCGACGTTCCATGGTGCTCGACCAGATCGAGCCCGAGGCGGTGGCGTTCATGTCGCCAAAGGACATGCGGCGGATGAGCGTGCGTCCGGGCGATTTCGTCCGGTTGGAGACGCGCCGCGGCGCGGTCGAGATCAAGGTGCGCTCCGATCGCGACGTCCCGGAGAACATGGTGTTCATGCCGTTCTGCTACGCGGAAGCCGCGGCCAATTTGTTGACCAATCCGGCGCTCGATCCCTTCGGCAAGATTCCCGAATTCAAGTTCTGCGCGGTCAAGGCCGAAAAAGTGGAGCAGCGCGTCGCGGCGGAGTAG
- a CDS encoding GDYXXLXY domain-containing protein, whose protein sequence is MIKTSTTSLAELLAHIPKIVLFGVTALVQVALLTLMIIDRIQVLRDGTEVTLQTRPVDPRDLLRGDYVVLGYDISRLPAGSLLNQPTGTRNPMVFVKLAPNRDGLYEAVSVHADAVAVASPDVLIRGRVVSGATCGSRGRAFCDQLQVRYNLESYFVPEGEGRKLEQARNQRKLTVVAAILPSGRAAIKRLLVDGEPIYEEPWF, encoded by the coding sequence ATGATTAAAACCTCCACCACATCCCTCGCTGAACTTTTGGCACACATCCCGAAAATCGTGCTGTTCGGCGTCACCGCCCTTGTTCAGGTCGCGCTGCTGACCCTGATGATCATCGATCGAATCCAGGTCCTGCGCGACGGCACCGAAGTAACCCTGCAGACCCGTCCGGTTGATCCGCGCGATCTCCTGCGCGGTGACTATGTTGTCCTCGGCTACGACATCTCGCGATTGCCGGCAGGTTCGCTCCTGAACCAGCCCACCGGCACACGCAACCCCATGGTGTTCGTCAAGCTCGCGCCCAATCGCGACGGACTCTACGAAGCGGTCTCGGTACATGCCGATGCCGTGGCGGTCGCAAGTCCCGATGTGTTGATCCGCGGGCGAGTCGTGTCCGGTGCCACCTGCGGCTCACGTGGGCGCGCCTTCTGCGATCAGCTGCAGGTTCGCTATAATCTTGAAAGCTATTTCGTTCCCGAAGGCGAGGGCCGGAAGCTTGAACAGGCCCGCAACCAACGCAAGTTGACGGTTGTCGCGGCAATCCTGCCGTCAGGGCGCGCCGCCATCAAGCGGCTATTGGTCGATGGCGAACCGATCTATGAGGAGCCGTGGTTTTAG
- a CDS encoding DUF2157 domain-containing protein, translated as MFDRAYRQRLEADLAQWEADGVITPAALATIRVALPPLGPGIKIPVVVAIVGGLLIAAAFLAFVAAHWTELARLARLAILLAGIVGAHGLGAWFGRAGRPVLADLCTAVGSIIFGAGIALVGQMYHLGGDFAGGMLLWTMGALAAAALTGSRGALAVALVAASIWSSMRVVEIRDVPHFSFVAIWLIATGLALAWNSRVAAHLVALAALPWWIATALAVGLEPPFVLDDGAALLFGAGLALAAAPWQRASSAGAVLSIYGAFSLAGVATLEVATANDLFRIHTGAVSQPLWAISCGVAGAIFAFAVAATTRRAGAAFAGIAIGLVLLAAAVSTPPQAGEPWLAYAFELCAMLCLVVSGMLDSARPRIVAGWLGIAGVIAAITWAVKGSLLHRSMFLAVAGAVAIALSLVLNRLLPRTRE; from the coding sequence ATGTTTGACCGAGCCTATCGGCAGCGCCTCGAAGCTGATCTTGCGCAATGGGAGGCCGATGGCGTGATTACGCCTGCGGCCCTCGCCACCATCCGCGTTGCGCTTCCGCCACTCGGTCCCGGCATCAAAATCCCTGTGGTGGTAGCCATCGTCGGCGGCCTGCTGATTGCGGCTGCGTTCCTGGCTTTCGTCGCTGCCCATTGGACGGAACTGGCACGCCTGGCGCGCTTGGCAATTCTGCTTGCCGGTATCGTTGGTGCCCATGGCCTCGGTGCCTGGTTCGGCCGTGCGGGTCGGCCGGTCCTCGCCGACCTTTGCACAGCCGTGGGCTCGATCATCTTTGGCGCCGGGATCGCCCTGGTCGGCCAGATGTATCACCTGGGTGGGGACTTTGCAGGCGGTATGCTGCTGTGGACGATGGGCGCACTCGCCGCGGCAGCGCTTACCGGCTCGCGCGGTGCGCTCGCGGTTGCGCTGGTCGCCGCAAGCATATGGAGCAGTATGCGCGTCGTTGAAATTCGTGACGTCCCGCATTTTTCGTTCGTGGCGATCTGGCTCATTGCCACCGGCCTTGCGCTAGCCTGGAACTCGCGCGTGGCGGCCCACCTCGTCGCGCTGGCCGCGCTTCCGTGGTGGATCGCTACGGCGCTCGCGGTCGGACTCGAACCGCCATTCGTTCTCGACGACGGTGCAGCCTTGCTGTTCGGTGCAGGACTCGCGCTTGCCGCGGCGCCGTGGCAGAGGGCGTCTTCCGCAGGCGCCGTCCTGTCAATCTACGGCGCCTTTTCGCTAGCCGGCGTCGCCACCCTGGAGGTGGCAACGGCTAACGACCTCTTCCGTATCCACACGGGGGCCGTAAGCCAGCCGCTTTGGGCGATTTCATGCGGCGTCGCGGGAGCGATCTTTGCCTTTGCGGTCGCCGCGACGACGCGCCGGGCCGGCGCAGCCTTTGCTGGAATTGCGATTGGGCTCGTCCTTCTTGCAGCGGCGGTATCGACGCCACCACAAGCGGGGGAGCCATGGCTCGCCTACGCCTTCGAACTCTGCGCCATGCTCTGCCTTGTCGTCTCCGGCATGCTTGATAGTGCACGCCCGCGGATCGTCGCCGGCTGGCTCGGGATCGCCGGTGTCATTGCGGCAATCACATGGGCGGTGAAGGGCTCGCTGCTGCATCGCTCAATGTTCCTCGCCGTGGCCGGCGCCGTCGCTATTGCACTTTCTCTGGTGCTCAATCGCTTACTGCCGAGAACCCGCGAATGA
- a CDS encoding Crp/Fnr family transcriptional regulator gives MSSADLSTTLDRILNTAADNLRFAKILVQLGLDPNNITYDALANRLLEIVLHNITLANMFALVGAIFFVATLLTQTMVPLRVANMIGCVFFAGFGALSGTVTTFLLYLLMVPINAFRLRQMLVLVKKARGATQGDTSMEWLKPFMTERKYRKGDILFRKDDAANEMLLTVTGKFLVKEIGVELPPGRLMGELGFLTPDNRRTATIECIEAGHVLTITYEKLLEIYFQNPQFGYYFLVLTSQRLLENIARLEGIIAQAKIAPQAAATPG, from the coding sequence ATGAGCAGCGCAGACCTGTCCACCACGCTAGACCGCATTCTCAACACCGCCGCGGACAACCTCAGATTCGCAAAAATTCTGGTTCAACTGGGCCTCGACCCCAACAACATCACCTATGACGCACTAGCCAACCGTCTTCTGGAAATTGTCCTGCACAATATCACGCTTGCCAACATGTTCGCCCTGGTCGGGGCGATCTTCTTCGTCGCCACGCTGCTGACGCAAACGATGGTGCCGCTGCGCGTCGCCAACATGATCGGTTGCGTATTCTTCGCCGGCTTCGGCGCGCTCAGCGGAACCGTCACGACCTTTCTCTTGTATCTCCTGATGGTCCCCATCAATGCTTTTCGCCTCCGCCAAATGCTCGTTCTCGTCAAAAAGGCGCGCGGCGCCACGCAGGGCGACACCTCGATGGAATGGCTCAAACCGTTCATGACCGAGCGAAAATATCGCAAGGGCGATATCCTGTTCAGGAAGGACGATGCCGCGAACGAAATGCTGCTGACTGTCACCGGAAAATTCCTGGTGAAGGAAATCGGCGTCGAACTTCCGCCGGGACGTCTGATGGGTGAACTCGGGTTTCTCACCCCCGATAACCGCCGGACCGCGACGATCGAATGCATCGAGGCCGGCCATGTGCTGACCATCACTTACGAAAAGCTGCTCGAAATCTACTTTCAGAACCCGCAGTTCGGCTATTACTTCCTGGTCCTGACCAGCCAGCGCCTGCTGGAAAACATCGCGCGGCTCGAAGGAATTATTGCGCAGGCCAAGATCGCGCCGCAGGCTGCCGCCACGCCCGGCTGA
- the dapA gene encoding 4-hydroxy-tetrahydrodipicolinate synthase, translating to MPDNANPAAWLAGCIPDLPTPFDERGAVDLAAFARLCERQIKADVPAIVVCETAGEASTLTPEDQDSIIRAAVEVARGRIRVIAGAGSNSTSQAIELTQRAEAAGADAVLSVVPYYNKPMQAGIHAHFRAIAISTALPIILHDIPSRTIRELSDDTLAGLAESRQFIGLRDGTGDIARLARLRQRLPTGFRLLSGDDATALAFVAGGGDGSISLVSNVAPRLCQAVYLNCRKGRLPSARYLQSRLAPLTASLVRESPAALKYALGLLGLMRPDTRLPIVELDELAKREVADAIAEIGDDEDLACPIERRHGPRLPEVSAATS from the coding sequence ATGCCGGACAATGCAAACCCCGCCGCCTGGCTGGCAGGCTGCATACCCGATCTTCCCACGCCTTTCGATGAAAGGGGCGCGGTCGATCTGGCGGCCTTCGCAAGACTTTGCGAACGCCAGATCAAAGCTGATGTCCCGGCGATCGTGGTCTGCGAAACGGCCGGCGAGGCCTCTACGCTAACGCCCGAAGACCAGGACAGCATCATCCGCGCGGCCGTCGAGGTGGCGCGAGGCCGCATCCGCGTCATCGCCGGAGCGGGATCGAATTCAACCAGCCAGGCTATCGAATTGACGCAGCGCGCCGAAGCAGCCGGCGCCGATGCGGTGCTTTCGGTGGTGCCTTACTACAACAAGCCGATGCAGGCCGGCATTCATGCGCACTTTCGGGCAATCGCCATCTCGACCGCGCTGCCCATCATCCTGCATGACATTCCCTCCCGGACGATCCGCGAATTATCCGACGACACGCTCGCAGGGCTGGCGGAATCGAGGCAGTTCATCGGGTTGCGGGATGGAACCGGCGACATCGCGCGTCTTGCGCGCTTGCGGCAGCGGCTGCCGACGGGATTTCGACTGTTGTCCGGCGACGACGCCACCGCGCTGGCGTTTGTTGCGGGTGGCGGGGATGGCTCGATATCCCTGGTGTCGAACGTCGCGCCACGACTGTGTCAGGCGGTTTACTTGAATTGCCGGAAGGGACGGTTGCCGTCCGCGCGCTATTTGCAAAGCAGGCTGGCGCCGCTGACGGCCTCGCTCGTCAGAGAGAGCCCGGCGGCGCTGAAATATGCCCTGGGCCTGCTCGGCTTGATGCGCCCGGACACCCGCCTGCCGATCGTCGAATTGGACGAGCTGGCGAAAAGAGAAGTCGCCGACGCGATCGCGGAGATTGGCGATGATGAAGATCTCGCCTGCCCGATCGAACGTCGTCACGGGCCTCGCCTGCCCGAGGTTTCGGCCGCAACGTCGTAG
- a CDS encoding K(+)-transporting ATPase subunit F yields MIFDYSLAGLVSLGLLFYLTYALLRPERF; encoded by the coding sequence ATGATCTTCGATTATTCGCTCGCCGGTCTCGTCTCGTTAGGCCTGCTGTTTTACCTGACCTACGCCCTGCTGCGGCCCGAGCGATTTTAA
- the kdpA gene encoding potassium-transporting ATPase subunit KdpA, which yields MTAIGWIQIILYCAIIVALVKPLGGYMTRVFSGERTFLSPVLRPVEVGVYWIGGVDERREQHWLTYAVAMLLFHVGGFLIIYGLMRLQAVLPFNPADQSAVAPDLSFNTAISFITNTNWQNYGGESTLSYLVQMLGLTHQNFLSAATGIALAVALIRGFSRSSMRTIGNFWVDVTRCTLYVLLPICVVYALFLVWQGIPQTLGAYVDATTLEGAKQTIAVGPVASQVAIKMLGTNGGGFFNANAAHPFENPTALSNFVQMISIFALGAALTNVFGRMVGNQRQGWAILGVMGVLFLAGVIVTYWAEADGTTALHALGLSGGNMEGKEVRFGIVASSLFAVITTAASCGAVNAMHDSFTALGGMIPLINMQLGEIIVGGVGAGLYGMLLFVVLAIFVAGLMVGRTPEYVGKKIEAREVKMAMLAILILPLSYLGWTAVAVVLPSAVASMANAGPHGFTEVLYAYTSATGNNGSAFAGLSGNTFFYNLTLASSMFIGRFFMIVPAMALAGSLAGKKLHPASAGTFPTTGGLFVGLVVGVILIIGGLTFFPALALGPIVEHLAMTTNTLF from the coding sequence ATGACCGCCATCGGCTGGATTCAAATCATTCTGTACTGCGCGATCATCGTCGCGCTGGTCAAACCGCTCGGCGGGTACATGACCCGCGTCTTCAGCGGCGAGCGCACATTCCTGTCGCCGGTGCTGCGGCCGGTCGAGGTCGGCGTGTACTGGATCGGCGGCGTCGACGAGCGGCGCGAGCAGCATTGGCTTACCTATGCGGTCGCGATGCTGCTGTTCCATGTCGGCGGCTTCCTGATCATTTACGGATTGATGCGGCTGCAGGCGGTATTGCCGTTCAATCCCGCGGACCAATCCGCGGTCGCGCCGGACTTGTCCTTCAACACCGCGATCAGCTTCATCACCAATACCAACTGGCAGAACTACGGCGGCGAGAGCACGCTGTCGTACCTCGTGCAGATGCTGGGACTGACGCATCAGAACTTCCTGTCGGCGGCGACCGGCATCGCGCTCGCGGTGGCGCTGATCCGCGGCTTCTCCCGTTCCTCGATGCGTACCATCGGCAATTTCTGGGTCGATGTCACCCGCTGCACTCTCTATGTGCTGCTGCCGATCTGCGTGGTCTACGCGCTGTTCCTGGTCTGGCAGGGCATTCCGCAGACGCTCGGCGCCTATGTCGACGCCACCACGCTGGAAGGCGCCAAGCAAACCATCGCGGTCGGGCCGGTGGCCTCGCAGGTCGCCATCAAAATGCTCGGCACCAATGGCGGCGGCTTCTTCAATGCCAACGCCGCGCATCCGTTCGAAAACCCGACCGCGCTGTCGAACTTCGTCCAGATGATCTCGATCTTCGCGCTCGGCGCGGCGCTGACCAACGTGTTCGGCCGCATGGTCGGCAACCAGCGCCAGGGCTGGGCGATCCTGGGCGTGATGGGCGTGCTGTTCCTCGCCGGCGTCATCGTCACCTATTGGGCGGAAGCCGACGGTACCACCGCGCTCCATGCGCTGGGACTGTCCGGTGGCAATATGGAAGGCAAGGAAGTCCGCTTCGGCATTGTTGCCTCTTCGCTGTTCGCGGTCATCACCACGGCGGCATCCTGCGGCGCGGTCAACGCCATGCATGACAGCTTCACCGCGCTCGGCGGCATGATTCCCCTGATCAACATGCAACTCGGCGAAATCATCGTCGGCGGCGTCGGCGCCGGCCTCTACGGCATGCTGCTGTTCGTCGTGCTGGCGATCTTCGTCGCCGGCCTGATGGTCGGCCGCACCCCGGAATATGTCGGCAAGAAGATCGAGGCCCGCGAGGTCAAGATGGCGATGCTGGCGATTCTCATCCTGCCGCTGAGCTATCTCGGCTGGACCGCGGTCGCCGTTGTGCTGCCGTCGGCGGTGGCATCGATGGCCAATGCCGGCCCGCACGGATTCACCGAAGTGCTCTATGCCTATACCTCGGCGACCGGCAATAACGGCTCGGCCTTCGCCGGCCTCTCCGGCAACACCTTCTTCTACAACCTGACGCTGGCGAGTTCGATGTTCATCGGCCGCTTCTTCATGATCGTGCCGGCCATGGCGCTTGCCGGTTCGCTGGCCGGGAAGAAATTGCATCCCGCGTCGGCGGGTACGTTCCCGACCACGGGCGGCCTGTTCGTCGGCCTCGTCGTCGGCGTGATTCTGATCATTGGCGGTCTCACCTTCTTCCCGGCGCTCGCGCTCGGGCCGATCGTCGAGCACCTCGCCATGACCACCAACACTCTGTTCTGA
- the kdpB gene encoding potassium-transporting ATPase subunit KdpB — METSKLQKRAPVSTMLDPKIVMPAIASSFVKLDPRQMIKNPVMFVVEVVAALTTVIFLRELVTGAESLGFTFQIIVWLWFTVLFANFAEAVAEGRGKAQAESLRKTRTESQAKLLAGSDNTYRLVSGTSLKVGDVVLVEAGDNIPSDGEVIEGVASVNEAAITGESAPVIRESGGDRSAVTGGTQVLSDWIRVRITAAQGSTFIDRMIKLVEGAERQKTPNEIALNILLAGLTIIFVFATVTIPSYASYAGGSISVVVLVALFVTLIPTTIGALLSAIGIAGMDRLVRFNVLAMSGRAVEAAGDVDTLLLDKTGTITLGNRQATEFRPVRGVTEQELADAAQLASLADETPEGRSIVVLAKEKYGIRGRDMAELNATFIPFTAQTRMSGVDAGASSVRKGAVDAILNYIGGGTSQTMASGNTVRAIQSSVNSDVAREIQAIADEIAKAGGTPLAVAKDSRLLGIVHLKDIVKGGIRERFAELRRMGIRTVMITGDNPMTAAAIAAEAGVDDFLAQATPEDKLKLIRDEQAKGKLVAMCGDGTNDAPALAQADVGVAMNTGTQAAREAGNMVDLDSNPTKLIEVVEIGKQLLMTRGALTTFSIANDVAKYFAIIPAMFLAFYPQLAVLNVMHLASPQSAILSAIIFNALIIIALIPLALKGVAYRAIGAGALLQRNLMIYGVGGIIIPFIGIKAIDLVVNALNLV, encoded by the coding sequence ATGGAAACGTCGAAACTGCAAAAACGGGCCCCGGTATCGACCATGCTCGATCCGAAGATTGTGATGCCCGCCATCGCTTCCTCCTTCGTCAAGCTCGATCCGCGGCAGATGATCAAGAACCCCGTGATGTTCGTGGTCGAGGTCGTGGCCGCGCTGACCACGGTGATCTTCCTGCGTGAACTGGTAACCGGCGCCGAGAGCCTCGGCTTCACTTTCCAGATCATCGTGTGGCTGTGGTTCACGGTGCTGTTCGCCAACTTCGCCGAAGCCGTCGCCGAAGGCCGCGGCAAGGCCCAGGCCGAGTCGCTGCGGAAGACCCGCACCGAGAGCCAGGCCAAGCTGCTGGCGGGTTCCGACAACACCTATCGGCTGGTTTCCGGCACCAGCCTCAAGGTCGGCGACGTCGTTCTGGTCGAAGCCGGCGACAACATTCCGTCCGACGGCGAGGTGATCGAAGGCGTCGCTTCGGTGAACGAAGCCGCGATAACAGGCGAATCCGCGCCCGTGATCCGTGAATCCGGCGGCGACCGCTCGGCAGTCACCGGCGGCACCCAGGTGCTGTCCGACTGGATCCGGGTCCGGATCACCGCGGCGCAGGGATCGACCTTCATCGACCGCATGATCAAGCTGGTCGAAGGCGCCGAGCGGCAGAAGACGCCGAACGAGATCGCGCTCAACATCCTGCTCGCCGGCCTAACAATCATCTTCGTGTTCGCAACGGTGACGATCCCGAGCTATGCCTCCTACGCCGGCGGTTCGATCTCCGTCGTCGTTCTGGTGGCGCTGTTCGTGACGCTGATCCCGACCACCATCGGCGCGCTGCTGTCGGCGATCGGCATCGCCGGCATGGACCGGCTGGTGCGCTTCAACGTGCTGGCGATGTCGGGCCGCGCGGTCGAGGCCGCCGGCGACGTCGATACGCTCTTGCTCGACAAGACCGGCACCATCACGCTCGGCAACCGGCAGGCGACCGAGTTTCGTCCGGTCCGCGGCGTAACCGAGCAGGAACTTGCCGATGCGGCGCAACTGGCCTCACTGGCCGACGAGACCCCCGAAGGGCGTTCGATCGTCGTGCTGGCGAAGGAGAAATACGGCATCCGCGGCCGCGACATGGCCGAACTCAACGCCACCTTCATTCCGTTCACCGCGCAAACCCGCATGAGCGGCGTCGACGCCGGCGCCTCGTCGGTCCGCAAGGGCGCGGTCGATGCGATCCTCAACTACATCGGCGGCGGCACGTCGCAAACCATGGCTTCCGGAAACACCGTCCGGGCGATTCAGTCCTCGGTCAATTCCGACGTCGCCCGCGAGATCCAGGCGATCGCCGACGAAATCGCCAAGGCCGGCGGGACGCCTCTGGCCGTTGCCAAGGACAGCCGTCTGCTGGGCATCGTCCACCTGAAGGACATCGTCAAGGGCGGCATCCGCGAACGCTTCGCCGAATTGCGCCGCATGGGCATCCGCACCGTGATGATCACCGGCGACAATCCGATGACCGCGGCGGCGATTGCCGCCGAAGCCGGCGTCGATGATTTTCTCGCCCAGGCGACGCCCGAGGACAAATTGAAGCTGATCCGCGACGAGCAGGCCAAGGGCAAATTGGTGGCGATGTGCGGCGACGGCACCAACGACGCGCCGGCGCTGGCCCAGGCGGACGTCGGCGTCGCCATGAACACCGGCACGCAGGCGGCACGCGAGGCCGGCAACATGGTCGATCTCGACTCCAATCCGACCAAGCTGATCGAGGTGGTGGAGATCGGCAAGCAGCTGTTGATGACCCGCGGCGCGCTGACCACGTTCTCGATCGCCAACGACGTCGCGAAATATTTTGCGATCATTCCCGCGATGTTTCTGGCCTTCTACCCGCAGCTCGCCGTGCTCAACGTCATGCATCTGGCGAGCCCGCAAAGCGCCATCCTGTCGGCCATCATCTTCAACGCCCTGATCATCATCGCGCTGATTCCGCTGGCCTTGAAGGGCGTGGCGTATCGGGCGATCGGCGCCGGCGCGCTGTTACAGCGCAACCTGATGATCTACGGCGTCGGCGGCATCATCATTCCGTTCATCGGCATCAAGGCGATCGACCTCGTCGTCAATGCCTTGAACCTGGTTTAA